A DNA window from Parabacteroides johnsonii DSM 18315 contains the following coding sequences:
- a CDS encoding ferritin-like domain-containing protein, producing MAKESVKILKGKLDVDNLLVQLNAALSEEWLAYYQYWIGAFVAEGAMRANVQAEFEEHAQEELGHAKLLADRIIELEGVPVLDPKKWFDLARCKYSIPTDFDVVNLLNQNVASERCAIVRYQEIAEFTNGKDFTTCDIAKHILSMEEEHEQDLQDYLRDIARMKQSLLSK from the coding sequence ATGGCAAAAGAAAGTGTTAAGATCCTTAAGGGCAAATTAGATGTAGACAATCTGTTAGTACAACTGAATGCAGCATTATCCGAAGAATGGTTGGCCTACTACCAATATTGGATTGGTGCCTTCGTTGCAGAAGGAGCTATGCGGGCAAACGTACAAGCTGAATTTGAAGAACACGCCCAAGAAGAGTTGGGCCACGCCAAGTTATTGGCAGACCGCATCATCGAACTGGAAGGTGTTCCTGTATTAGATCCGAAAAAATGGTTTGATCTTGCCAGATGCAAATACAGCATCCCTACCGACTTTGACGTAGTCAATCTGCTAAACCAGAATGTTGCATCCGAACGTTGTGCTATCGTACGCTACCAGGAAATCGCCGAATTTACAAATGGTAAAGACTTCACTACCTGTGACATCGCCAAGCACATCCTGTCTATGGAAGAAGAACATGAACAAGACTTGCAGGATTACCTGCGAGACATTGCAAGAATGAAACAATCCCTCTTAAGCAAGTAA
- a CDS encoding Crp/Fnr family transcriptional regulator has product MIDILMKAPLFQHVSSEAISGFLEKIPYRIESYQEHDIVALQGAPCNHLMVVLKGLLQGQMVNDAGKLVVIEELTPSRLLAPAFLFAPKNELPVNIIAVEPSEILFISRTDFTEWMQSDKQVLQNFLMLISGRSSFLTDKIMFLSLKNIKNKIADYLLRHLSSPDASTVKLSDTQQEIADRFGVTRPSLARAFAEMEQEGIISIDRKTITINRLQQLRQIAK; this is encoded by the coding sequence ATGATCGATATATTAATGAAAGCTCCGTTATTCCAGCATGTTTCTTCTGAAGCCATTTCTGGTTTTCTGGAAAAAATTCCGTATCGGATTGAAAGCTATCAGGAACATGATATAGTGGCCCTCCAAGGGGCACCTTGCAACCATTTAATGGTTGTTCTGAAGGGTCTTTTGCAGGGACAAATGGTGAATGATGCGGGAAAGTTGGTTGTAATAGAAGAACTTACTCCTTCCCGTTTATTGGCTCCGGCTTTTTTGTTCGCTCCCAAAAATGAATTGCCTGTCAATATTATAGCAGTAGAGCCTTCTGAAATCTTGTTTATATCCAGAACTGATTTTACTGAGTGGATGCAATCGGATAAACAGGTTCTGCAAAATTTCTTAATGTTGATTTCCGGTCGTAGTAGTTTTCTGACAGATAAGATTATGTTCCTGTCACTTAAAAATATCAAGAATAAAATTGCCGATTATTTATTGCGTCATCTTTCTTCTCCGGATGCCTCTACAGTAAAACTGTCCGATACTCAGCAGGAAATTGCCGATCGGTTTGGGGTTACGCGTCCTTCGTTGGCACGTGCATTTGCCGAAATGGAGCAGGAGGGGATTATTTCGATCGATCGGAAGACGATTACAATCAATCGTTTACAACAGTTGAGACAAATAGCAAAATAA
- the hcp gene encoding hydroxylamine reductase: MEAKMFCFQCQEAAKGTGCTIKGVCGKDDKTANRMDLLLFVTKGIATVATMLHNAGIETSMQVGHFTTDALFSTITNANFDIESITKRIIKGLKLRNELIAIAKKENITLPIIDELVWNGEENSFEGKSQTVGVLREANEDIRSLKELTIYGLKGMAAYVEHAANLGYEEPELYLFIQRALADTLRKDLSAEQLTSLVLETGSFGVKAMALLDKANTSSYGNPEITHVNIGVRNNPAILISGHDLKDMEELLAQTEGTGIDIYTHSEMLPANYYPAFKKYKHFVGNYGNAWWKQREEFENFNGPILFTTNCIVPPLEGASYRDRVYTTNSTGFPGWKHIPAREDGKTKDFSEIIAHAKRCAAPNEIEHGEIIGGFAHNQVLALADKVVDAVKSGAIRKFVVMAGCDGRMKSRNYYTEFAEQLPNDCVILTAGCAKYRYNKLPLGDINGIPRVLDAGQCNDSYSLALIAMKLQEVFGLEDINQLPIVYNIAWYEQKAVIVLLALLSLGVKNIHLGPTLPAFLSPNVAKVLVENFGIGTIQTPEEDIEQLIIA, translated from the coding sequence ATGGAAGCTAAAATGTTTTGTTTTCAATGCCAGGAAGCGGCAAAAGGTACAGGATGTACTATCAAAGGAGTTTGCGGAAAAGACGACAAAACTGCAAACCGGATGGATTTACTATTATTTGTAACAAAAGGGATCGCTACTGTCGCCACCATGCTCCACAATGCAGGGATAGAAACCTCCATGCAGGTAGGCCATTTCACTACAGACGCCCTATTCTCCACGATCACAAACGCCAACTTTGACATCGAAAGCATAACCAAACGAATCATCAAAGGGCTTAAGTTGCGCAACGAATTGATTGCCATCGCAAAAAAAGAAAATATCACACTTCCCATCATCGACGAACTGGTATGGAACGGCGAGGAAAACTCATTTGAAGGAAAATCGCAGACAGTAGGCGTACTCCGGGAAGCAAATGAAGACATCCGCTCGCTGAAAGAACTGACCATTTACGGCCTAAAAGGTATGGCTGCCTATGTTGAACATGCCGCGAACCTCGGCTACGAAGAACCCGAATTATACCTGTTCATCCAACGTGCACTCGCCGATACATTACGTAAAGACCTCTCCGCCGAGCAACTCACCTCCCTTGTGCTGGAAACCGGAAGTTTCGGAGTTAAAGCTATGGCGCTGCTCGATAAAGCCAACACCAGCAGCTACGGCAACCCGGAAATAACGCACGTCAACATCGGAGTACGCAACAATCCGGCCATCCTGATCAGTGGACACGACCTGAAAGACATGGAAGAATTGCTTGCCCAAACCGAAGGAACCGGGATCGATATCTACACACATAGCGAGATGTTGCCGGCCAACTACTATCCTGCATTCAAGAAATACAAACATTTTGTAGGTAACTACGGCAACGCCTGGTGGAAACAGCGGGAAGAGTTTGAGAATTTCAACGGACCGATCCTGTTCACGACCAACTGTATCGTTCCCCCACTCGAAGGTGCCAGCTATCGGGACCGTGTCTACACCACCAATTCTACCGGATTCCCCGGATGGAAACATATTCCGGCACGCGAAGACGGCAAAACAAAAGATTTTTCCGAAATCATCGCCCATGCCAAACGCTGTGCCGCTCCTAATGAAATCGAGCATGGTGAAATCATCGGAGGATTCGCACACAATCAGGTGTTGGCATTAGCTGACAAGGTAGTCGATGCCGTAAAAAGCGGAGCAATCCGTAAGTTTGTCGTTATGGCCGGATGCGACGGACGCATGAAAAGCCGTAACTATTATACCGAATTTGCCGAACAACTGCCGAACGACTGCGTGATTTTAACAGCAGGTTGCGCCAAATACCGGTACAACAAACTGCCGTTAGGAGATATCAACGGCATTCCTCGCGTACTGGATGCCGGACAGTGCAATGACAGCTATTCACTGGCATTGATCGCCATGAAACTGCAAGAGGTATTCGGATTGGAAGATATCAACCAATTGCCAATCGTCTACAACATTGCCTGGTACGAACAAAAAGCGGTAATCGTCTTATTGGCCCTGTTAAGCCTGGGTGTCAAGAACATCCACCTGGGACCGACATTGCCAGCATTCTTATCACCGAATGTTGCAAAAGTCCTGGTCGAAAACTTCGGAATCGGTACTATACAAACGCCGGAAGAAGATATCGAACAGCTCATCATAGCATAA
- the mscL gene encoding large-conductance mechanosensitive channel protein MscL, with translation MKKILQEFKQFAMRGNVIDMAVGIIIGGAFGKIVSSVVGDIIMPAIGLLVGGVNFTDLKIILKQAVMDGDKVVSPAVSINYGNFLQVTFDFIIIAFSIFMLVKGINALNKKKEEAPAAPAPPPADIQLLTEIRDLLKDKK, from the coding sequence ATGAAGAAGATTCTACAAGAGTTCAAACAATTCGCCATGCGCGGCAACGTGATCGACATGGCTGTGGGTATCATTATCGGCGGTGCTTTCGGTAAAATCGTATCATCTGTCGTCGGTGACATCATTATGCCTGCTATCGGTCTGCTTGTCGGAGGCGTAAACTTCACCGACTTAAAGATCATACTGAAACAGGCTGTAATGGACGGTGACAAAGTTGTCTCGCCAGCTGTTTCCATCAACTATGGAAACTTTTTGCAGGTGACATTCGATTTCATCATTATCGCATTTTCTATTTTTATGTTAGTAAAAGGGATCAACGCCCTGAACAAGAAAAAAGAAGAAGCACCGGCTGCTCCGGCTCCCCCTCCTGCCGATATACAGTTGCTTACCGAGATACGTGATTTGTTGAAAGACAAAAAATAG
- the map gene encoding type I methionyl aminopeptidase, with amino-acid sequence MHSRRIKNNWHIIKGQPLTELDKKVLYFQNKGHLVPSRKLIKTAEQIEGIRRSSAVNTGVLDLIAKEIKADMSTAEIDKLVYDYTVSHGAIPAPLNYEGFPKSVCTSVNEVVCHGIPSEDEILEEGDIINVDVSTILDGYYSDASRMFVIGKTTPEKEKLVRVTKECLEIGMQAAKPFGFVGDIGNAIQRHAEKNGYSVVRDLCGHGVGLEFHEEPEVCHFGRKGTGMLLVPGMVFTIEPMINMGTWQVFIDEEDGWTVVTEDELPSAQWEHTFLMTETGLEILSY; translated from the coding sequence ATGCATAGCAGAAGAATTAAAAACAATTGGCATATTATCAAAGGACAGCCTCTTACCGAATTAGACAAAAAAGTTCTTTATTTTCAGAATAAAGGTCACCTGGTGCCGTCACGCAAACTGATCAAGACTGCAGAACAGATCGAAGGTATCCGCAGGAGCAGTGCGGTGAATACCGGAGTGCTCGATTTGATCGCAAAAGAGATCAAGGCCGATATGTCTACCGCCGAGATCGATAAGCTGGTGTATGATTATACCGTTTCGCACGGGGCTATTCCGGCGCCTCTGAATTATGAAGGATTTCCGAAAAGCGTCTGCACTTCTGTCAACGAAGTGGTCTGTCACGGTATTCCCAGTGAAGATGAGATATTGGAAGAAGGAGATATTATTAATGTAGATGTTTCGACTATCTTGGACGGATATTACTCGGATGCTTCCCGTATGTTTGTCATAGGTAAAACAACTCCTGAAAAGGAAAAGCTGGTGCGGGTGACGAAAGAGTGTCTCGAAATTGGCATGCAGGCAGCGAAACCGTTCGGTTTTGTCGGTGATATCGGCAATGCCATCCAACGCCATGCGGAGAAGAACGGTTATTCTGTCGTCCGCGATTTATGTGGTCATGGTGTCGGATTGGAATTTCATGAGGAGCCGGAGGTCTGCCATTTCGGGCGGAAAGGGACAGGGATGCTTTTGGTTCCCGGTATGGTATTCACGATCGAACCAATGATCAACATGGGAACATGGCAAGTCTTTATCGACGAAGAAGACGGATGGACAGTCGTTACCGAAGATGAACTGCCTTCCGCTCAATGGGAACATACATTCCTAATGACGGAAACGGGGCTTGAAATACTTTCTTATTAG
- a CDS encoding AI-2E family transporter — protein MNVKEQYWKYSLVTIIIVLGMILFVEFIPFLGGILGACTIYILVRKQMLYLTEKKHLRRSFVAIILLLETILCFLIPLSLAVWLLINKLQNFNLDPTQLVKSAEHIANLIEQRTGYDVLDTSNIMSAVSILPKIGQVLMGGISGFAINVAVLVLILYFMLIGGAKMEKYVYSILPFSDENKKNVLNEINMIVTSNAIGIPLLAIIQGLIALLGYWIFDVPSPFLFGFLTCFATIIPVVGTALVWLPLALYMVLTGDWVNAAGLTAYALIIITNVDNLIRFILQKKMADTHPLITIFGVIIGLSLFGFMGIIFGPLLISIFILCFNIFKEKYLDNAR, from the coding sequence ATGAACGTAAAGGAACAATACTGGAAGTACTCTCTGGTTACGATTATCATAGTGCTGGGGATGATTCTTTTTGTGGAATTCATCCCTTTTCTGGGAGGTATCTTGGGTGCTTGCACCATTTATATATTGGTCAGAAAACAAATGTTGTATCTGACTGAAAAGAAACATTTACGGCGTAGCTTCGTCGCTATAATCTTGTTGTTGGAAACGATCCTTTGTTTTTTGATACCGCTCTCGTTGGCTGTCTGGCTGCTTATCAACAAACTGCAAAATTTTAATTTGGACCCGACCCAATTGGTCAAGTCGGCGGAACATATCGCGAACCTGATTGAGCAACGGACCGGATATGACGTGCTTGATACTTCCAATATTATGTCTGCTGTCTCCATTCTCCCGAAGATAGGGCAGGTGTTGATGGGAGGAATCAGCGGCTTTGCTATCAATGTGGCCGTACTGGTACTGATACTCTATTTCATGTTGATCGGTGGTGCCAAGATGGAAAAGTATGTTTACAGCATTTTGCCTTTTAGTGACGAGAATAAGAAAAACGTTCTGAACGAGATCAATATGATCGTCACCTCCAATGCGATTGGAATTCCGTTGCTGGCCATCATCCAAGGGCTGATCGCTTTGCTCGGATATTGGATATTCGATGTGCCGAGTCCCTTCCTTTTCGGCTTTCTGACCTGTTTTGCTACGATCATTCCGGTTGTGGGGACTGCGTTGGTCTGGTTGCCTTTGGCTCTTTATATGGTGTTGACAGGGGATTGGGTGAATGCTGCCGGATTGACGGCTTATGCTTTGATTATCATTACGAATGTGGATAACCTGATTCGTTTTATCTTGCAGAAAAAAATGGCGGATACCCATCCGCTCATTACCATATTCGGTGTGATCATCGGCTTGTCTCTGTTTGGTTTTATGGGGATTATCTTCGGGCCGCTCCTGATCTCGATCTTTATACTTTGTTTCAATATATTCAAGGAAAAATATCTGGATAATGCCCGATAA
- a CDS encoding phospholipase A, with amino-acid sequence MHFMKRIVMLLLLSVMVCTLSGQEKKGETIGERIVANAYNADSIRGILDKMPYFTLFKDNYFVGGTTLGHKPTAANSDVKFQLSIAQRLTKSKLPFDTYLFIQYTQKAFWNVFQESLPMKDLNFNPGIGLGHLIVYHNKYIGKGYLMLEHESNGKDSTASRSWNKVTFAVAITLSPNWEAQFKTWIPIVDGENNKDLLKYNGIFQVAANYRTDNRRFNCGVILTKRKTWTSFNTQVELSYKFNNNENQYFFLQYYNGFGENLLEYNKFKSMIRIGFVIKPSDFSLY; translated from the coding sequence ATGCATTTTATGAAAAGAATCGTGATGCTTCTGCTTCTGTCTGTGATGGTCTGTACTCTGTCGGGGCAGGAAAAAAAAGGAGAAACTATCGGGGAAAGAATCGTGGCGAATGCTTATAATGCCGATAGTATTCGCGGTATTTTGGACAAGATGCCGTATTTCACCCTGTTCAAAGACAATTATTTCGTAGGAGGGACGACTCTCGGACATAAACCGACTGCTGCCAATTCGGATGTGAAATTTCAGTTGAGTATCGCCCAGCGACTGACAAAAAGTAAATTGCCGTTCGATACTTATCTGTTTATCCAGTACACTCAGAAGGCTTTTTGGAATGTCTTTCAGGAATCGTTACCCATGAAAGACCTAAATTTTAATCCCGGTATCGGCCTGGGGCATCTGATCGTTTACCATAATAAATATATAGGTAAGGGATATCTTATGCTCGAACATGAATCGAACGGGAAGGACAGTACCGCTTCCCGCAGCTGGAATAAAGTTACTTTTGCGGTTGCGATCACCCTTTCGCCGAATTGGGAGGCACAATTCAAGACTTGGATACCGATTGTGGACGGAGAAAATAATAAAGACCTACTGAAATATAACGGGATCTTTCAGGTTGCCGCCAATTACCGGACCGACAACCGTCGTTTTAATTGTGGCGTGATCCTGACAAAGCGCAAGACTTGGACCAGTTTTAACACACAGGTTGAATTGAGTTACAAATTTAACAATAATGAGAATCAATATTTCTTCCTGCAATATTACAATGGCTTTGGAGAAAATCTCCTGGAATATAATAAGTTCAAAAGCATGATAAGGATAGGCTTCGTTATCAAACCTTCCGATTTTAGCCTGTATTGA
- a CDS encoding MutS family DNA mismatch repair protein — protein MEKIYNYYQDIITAYTRRADSLKKKIHLLGSIRLLLVAGLIAMIWFFKSEDWKVLAGIAVLFITPFIALMVWHTKLFARKCYAEALANLCKNELNGLDYDFSAFDGAPEKSSAEHSFSLDLDLFGNHSLFQSINRTVTFMGKEKLAGWFMQPLTDKTMIVRRQEAVRELESFTQLRQHFYVTGILHPGNQSDQQLITLLGKVAPCLINSKIWKLLIYLIPSIWLLIAIGCALNLLPISIAGVFFGLSFIVAYINAKQITMVHNSLDKMEQILHTYSNLIKCIEGESFQSAELADIHQRFASDGQTASSIIKKLSGHIGALNQRFSTIGVILNIFTLRDTRMAMKLEKWKMEHGDDTERWFEALALFDAYCSLGGFAFNHPEYIYPEIADAYFKMEGKALGHPLLRRDVCVKNDIDIRKSPWFLIITGANMAGKSTYLRTIGVNYLLGCIGAPVCAASLTLYPARMVTSLRTSDSLVSNESYFFAELKRLKMIIDRLQQGEKLFIILDEILKGTNSIDKQKGSLALMKQLVANQACGIIATHDLALGELEQEFPTQIKNYRFEADIQDNELTFSYQLREGVAQNMNACFLMKKMGITV, from the coding sequence ATGGAAAAGATATACAACTATTACCAGGATATTATCACAGCTTACACCCGCAGGGCCGATAGTCTGAAGAAAAAAATTCATTTGCTCGGAAGCATCCGTTTGTTGTTAGTAGCCGGTTTGATCGCCATGATCTGGTTTTTCAAATCCGAAGACTGGAAAGTGCTGGCCGGGATTGCCGTCTTGTTTATTACCCCGTTCATCGCTCTAATGGTCTGGCACACCAAGCTCTTCGCCCGGAAATGTTATGCCGAAGCACTCGCAAACCTGTGCAAAAACGAACTGAACGGGTTAGATTACGATTTCAGTGCGTTCGATGGAGCACCGGAAAAAAGTTCCGCAGAACACTCGTTCAGCCTTGATCTGGATTTGTTCGGAAACCATTCGCTTTTCCAGTCCATCAACCGCACGGTTACTTTTATGGGAAAAGAGAAGCTGGCCGGTTGGTTTATGCAACCACTCACCGACAAGACGATGATAGTAAGACGCCAAGAAGCGGTTCGCGAACTGGAATCATTCACGCAGCTCCGACAACATTTCTATGTGACAGGTATTCTGCATCCGGGAAACCAGAGCGATCAACAACTTATTACCCTATTAGGTAAGGTAGCCCCCTGCCTGATCAACAGTAAAATATGGAAACTGCTCATCTATCTGATTCCTTCCATCTGGTTATTGATCGCGATAGGATGTGCGCTGAACCTGCTCCCGATATCGATAGCCGGCGTGTTTTTCGGGTTGTCTTTCATTGTCGCTTACATCAATGCGAAGCAGATCACAATGGTACACAATTCATTGGACAAGATGGAACAAATATTGCATACTTATTCCAACCTGATCAAATGCATCGAAGGCGAAAGCTTTCAATCCGCCGAGTTGGCTGATATCCACCAACGGTTTGCAAGCGACGGTCAAACAGCCTCTTCGATCATCAAAAAACTATCCGGACATATCGGCGCACTGAACCAACGTTTCAGTACAATCGGCGTCATACTGAATATTTTTACTTTACGTGATACACGCATGGCGATGAAGCTGGAAAAATGGAAGATGGAACATGGGGATGATACGGAACGTTGGTTCGAAGCATTGGCTTTGTTCGATGCTTACTGTTCGCTGGGCGGATTTGCCTTCAATCACCCGGAATACATTTATCCTGAGATAGCAGACGCCTATTTCAAAATGGAAGGCAAAGCACTCGGACATCCGTTACTACGCCGAGACGTATGCGTAAAGAATGACATCGACATCCGGAAAAGTCCCTGGTTCCTGATTATCACGGGGGCGAATATGGCTGGGAAAAGCACTTACCTGCGTACCATCGGCGTCAACTATCTGCTCGGCTGTATCGGTGCTCCGGTTTGTGCAGCGTCTTTGACCTTGTATCCGGCGCGGATGGTGACCAGCCTGCGTACTTCCGATTCTCTTGTGAGTAACGAGTCTTATTTCTTTGCCGAACTGAAACGGCTGAAGATGATTATCGACCGTTTGCAACAGGGCGAAAAGTTATTCATTATCTTAGACGAGATACTGAAAGGAACCAATTCGATCGACAAACAAAAAGGTTCTCTTGCTTTGATGAAACAATTAGTGGCCAACCAGGCTTGCGGTATCATTGCCACACATGACTTGGCATTAGGCGAACTTGAACAGGAATTTCCTACCCAGATCAAGAATTACCGCTTCGAAGCCGACATCCAAGACAACGAACTGACATTCTCCTACCAACTAAGGGAAGGGGTAGCCCAAAACATGAATGCTTGCTTCTTGATGAAAAAGATGGGGATAACGGTCTGA
- a CDS encoding TIGR03915 family putative DNA repair protein produces the protein MTVFVYDKTFEGLLTAVFDAYSRRSFPDLLLAEGEPFPLFYDEAVTICTDDAKVDRVWKGLQKRLSATALSVITVAWLSELPGADMLLFRYIRKAIDAPHTIELNFGDPDVLEVSKVWKKVTNERLRVIQFLRFQKAADGTFFAAVKPVYNVLPLTLLHLKDRFADQCWLLYDLRREYGYYYDLKEATEVRFEEKEAHLLSGLLSEELMDADEKLFQKMWKTYFKSIAIKERLNPKLHRQHMPARFWKYMPEKL, from the coding sequence ATGACGGTATTCGTGTATGATAAGACCTTTGAAGGGTTGTTGACCGCAGTTTTTGACGCTTATTCACGCCGCAGCTTTCCTGATCTGCTGTTAGCGGAAGGAGAGCCTTTTCCCTTGTTTTATGATGAGGCGGTGACGATCTGTACGGACGATGCCAAGGTGGATCGTGTCTGGAAAGGTTTGCAGAAGCGGCTTTCCGCTACGGCTTTGTCTGTGATTACCGTTGCCTGGCTGTCCGAACTGCCGGGAGCGGATATGCTGCTTTTCCGTTATATCCGCAAGGCGATCGACGCCCCGCATACGATCGAGCTGAACTTTGGCGATCCTGATGTCCTTGAAGTCTCCAAGGTATGGAAGAAGGTGACGAACGAGCGTCTGCGTGTCATCCAGTTTCTCCGTTTCCAAAAAGCGGCGGACGGGACTTTCTTTGCCGCCGTCAAGCCTGTCTATAACGTACTCCCTCTCACTCTTCTTCACCTGAAGGACCGCTTTGCCGACCAGTGCTGGCTGCTTTACGACCTGAGACGTGAGTACGGTTACTATTACGACCTGAAAGAGGCTACCGAAGTGCGTTTCGAAGAGAAGGAAGCCCACCTTCTTTCCGGCTTGCTCAGCGAGGAACTGATGGATGCCGATGAGAAACTTTTCCAGAAGATGTGGAAAACGTACTTCAAGTCTATCGCCATCAAGGAGCGGCTCAACCCCAAACTGCACCGCCAGCACATGCCTGCCCGGTTCTGGAAGTATATGCCGGAAAAGCTGTAA
- a CDS encoding putative DNA modification/repair radical SAM protein, with amino-acid sequence MDEKVLEKLKVLAESAKYDVSCASSGTSRKNQSGGIGSAAGWGICHSFAEDGRCISLLKIMLTNYCMFDCAYCINRRSNDIPRATLTVTELVNLTIEFYRRNYIEGLFLSSGVVRNADYTMERLVRVVKDLRTVHRFNGYIHLKSIPGASQELVNEAGLYADRMSVNIEIPNEKSLQLLAPEKDFQSVFQPMRYIQQGVLQSVEERKRFRHAPRFVPAGQSTQMIVGATPDSDKDILRLSSALYQRPTMKRVYYSGFIPVNEYDNRLPALKQPPLVRENRLYQADWLLRFYQFKVDEIVNDTYPDLDLEVDPKLGWALRHPEQFPVDINKADYEMLLRVPGIGVKSAKLIVVSRRYSRLGTEQLKKMGIVMKKAQYFISCHELPVRTINEVSPEAVRQILTRKAGRKKTDDRQLILQFREES; translated from the coding sequence ATGGACGAAAAAGTGCTCGAAAAACTGAAAGTACTGGCTGAATCGGCTAAGTACGATGTGTCTTGCGCTTCCAGCGGAACGTCGCGGAAGAACCAGAGCGGCGGGATTGGAAGTGCGGCAGGGTGGGGCATTTGTCATAGCTTTGCCGAGGACGGTCGTTGCATTTCTTTGTTGAAGATCATGCTGACAAATTACTGTATGTTCGATTGTGCCTACTGCATCAATCGCCGCAGCAACGATATTCCCCGCGCCACATTGACGGTGACGGAACTGGTGAACCTCACAATCGAGTTTTACCGCCGTAACTATATCGAAGGGCTGTTCCTGAGTTCCGGTGTTGTGCGCAATGCCGATTATACGATGGAACGCCTTGTTAGGGTGGTAAAAGACCTTCGGACAGTGCACCGTTTTAATGGCTATATCCACTTGAAAAGTATTCCCGGCGCCAGCCAGGAATTGGTGAATGAAGCCGGACTCTACGCCGACCGTATGAGTGTGAACATCGAGATCCCGAACGAGAAGAGCCTCCAGTTATTGGCTCCTGAAAAAGATTTCCAGAGCGTCTTTCAGCCGATGCGTTATATCCAGCAAGGCGTTTTACAGAGTGTCGAAGAGCGGAAACGTTTTCGCCATGCCCCGCGTTTTGTTCCTGCTGGACAGAGCACGCAGATGATTGTCGGGGCGACGCCCGATTCGGATAAGGATATCCTTCGCCTTTCGTCCGCCCTCTATCAGCGTCCGACGATGAAACGTGTCTATTATTCCGGATTTATCCCCGTCAATGAATATGATAATCGGTTGCCGGCTTTGAAGCAGCCGCCGTTGGTACGGGAGAACCGTTTGTATCAGGCGGACTGGCTCCTGCGTTTCTACCAGTTCAAAGTGGATGAGATCGTGAACGATACCTATCCGGACCTCGATTTGGAAGTCGATCCGAAGCTCGGATGGGCGTTGCGTCATCCGGAACAGTTTCCGGTCGATATCAATAAGGCGGACTACGAGATGCTTCTTCGTGTACCCGGTATCGGGGTGAAGTCGGCGAAATTGATTGTCGTTTCCCGCCGTTATTCCCGCTTGGGGACGGAACAGTTGAAGAAGATGGGGATCGTGATGAAGAAAGCCCAATATTTCATTTCCTGCCACGAACTGCCTGTCCGTACGATTAACGAAGTGTCGCCTGAGGCTGTCCGTCAAATCTTAACCCGGAAAGCGGGACGTAAGAAAACCGACGACCGCCAGCTTATCCTCCAATTCAGGGAAGAATCATGA
- a CDS encoding AAA family ATPase has protein sequence MENANFYIFTGGPGSGKSTVLDLLGNMGYRIVREVARDIIRNQVKTRGDALPWDNTVRYARLMLLRSVVDFEEMAHVPTPCFFDRGIIDTLGYARLIDIPVTTCMEEAARAYRYNRTVFLFPFWEEIYTRDAERKQEVEEARRTFIALKKEYEHFGYQTIEVPLLSPSERAEWILGQISIR, from the coding sequence ATGGAAAATGCAAACTTTTACATCTTTACCGGTGGACCGGGAAGTGGTAAGTCCACAGTGTTGGATCTTTTGGGAAACATGGGGTATAGGATTGTTCGGGAAGTGGCAAGAGATATTATCCGGAATCAAGTAAAGACCAGAGGTGACGCGCTCCCTTGGGACAACACGGTTCGTTATGCACGCTTGATGCTCCTGCGTTCAGTTGTCGATTTTGAGGAGATGGCTCATGTGCCCACCCCTTGCTTTTTCGACAGAGGAATCATCGATACGCTCGGTTATGCCCGCTTGATAGACATCCCGGTGACCACGTGCATGGAAGAGGCCGCTCGTGCCTATCGGTATAATCGCACCGTTTTCCTGTTCCCCTTTTGGGAAGAGATTTACACCCGAGATGCCGAGAGGAAGCAGGAGGTGGAAGAGGCAAGAAGGACTTTTATCGCGTTGAAAAAGGAATATGAGCATTTCGGATACCAAACGATTGAAGTGCCGCTTCTGTCTCCTTCAGAGCGAGCCGAGTGGATTTTGGGGCAGATCAGCATTCGTTAA